In one window of Prevotella fusca JCM 17724 DNA:
- a CDS encoding glycoside hydrolase family 13 protein, producing MNLKEITNYPNLPLFQKGWKILLFLLLLSSPMTAHNSTASSKKANNRTAAPNVTRIDPTNWYADMQDPTLQLMVYGKDIKFADVSVDYPNVKIDSLVRLDSPNYLLIYLNLKGAKPGDIVLTFSNKNGKKTTQKFQLKAREMAGAERKGFDISDVLYMLMPDRFANGNPKNDIIKGMEDQLCNRNEPSLRHGGDLEGLRQHLDYFTDLGVTALWFTPVLENDRPADDGKYSTYHGYATTDYYRVDPRFGTNEEYKALIDECHKKGLKVVMDMIFNHCGDYHPWAKGTRIDENGKTIKDYPSKDWFNSPNYGLQTSYKLTPVLDPYASKVDMAETVDGWFVSSMPDLNQRNPHVIKYLIQNSIWWIETVGIDGIRMDTYPYADRKAMAEWMKVLDKEYPNFNTVGETWVTEPAYTAAWQKDSKLSDINSYLKTVMDFAFFDRLSQAKNEETDDWWKGWNRIYNSLCYDYLYTDPSSVMAFIENHDTDRFLGNSKDSTTLKQAYALLLTMKRIPQLYYGTEILMNGTKEKTDGNVRQDFPGGFPGDKVNKFTREGRTKAENTMFDWTSRLLHWRQNNDVIINGSQTQFIPHHGVYVLARQHNGKTVLTILNGKKADNQVDVARYAEVIGSHTTATDVLTGATIDLTKNIPLGQRQAMVLSF from the coding sequence ATGAATCTCAAAGAAATAACCAACTATCCTAATCTTCCGCTCTTCCAAAAGGGCTGGAAGATTCTTTTATTCTTACTTCTCTTATCAAGCCCTATGACCGCTCATAATAGTACGGCAAGTTCTAAGAAAGCCAATAACCGCACTGCTGCACCCAACGTAACCCGCATTGACCCTACCAACTGGTACGCTGACATGCAGGATCCGACGTTACAGCTGATGGTATATGGAAAGGATATCAAGTTTGCAGACGTATCTGTAGACTACCCTAATGTAAAGATTGACTCTCTTGTACGCCTCGATTCGCCTAATTATCTCCTTATTTATCTCAACTTAAAAGGGGCAAAACCAGGTGACATAGTCCTTACCTTCTCTAATAAGAATGGTAAAAAGACCACACAGAAATTCCAACTGAAAGCACGTGAGATGGCTGGAGCAGAGCGTAAAGGCTTCGACATTTCGGATGTTCTTTATATGCTGATGCCCGACCGCTTCGCTAACGGTAATCCAAAGAACGACATAATCAAAGGAATGGAAGACCAGCTTTGCAACCGCAACGAGCCAAGTCTGCGCCACGGTGGTGACCTTGAAGGCCTCCGTCAGCATCTCGACTACTTCACCGACCTTGGTGTTACTGCCCTTTGGTTCACACCTGTATTGGAGAATGACCGCCCTGCCGATGATGGCAAATACAGTACCTACCACGGCTACGCCACAACCGACTACTATCGTGTTGACCCTCGCTTCGGCACGAACGAAGAATATAAAGCCCTCATTGACGAATGCCACAAGAAGGGACTGAAGGTGGTTATGGATATGATTTTCAACCATTGTGGCGACTATCATCCTTGGGCTAAGGGAACACGCATTGATGAGAACGGCAAGACTATCAAAGACTATCCTTCAAAAGACTGGTTCAATAGTCCTAACTATGGGCTACAGACAAGCTACAAGCTCACCCCAGTTCTCGACCCATACGCCAGCAAGGTGGATATGGCAGAGACTGTTGACGGATGGTTCGTATCGTCAATGCCCGACCTCAACCAACGCAATCCACACGTAATCAAGTATCTGATTCAGAACTCTATCTGGTGGATTGAGACCGTAGGCATCGACGGAATTCGTATGGATACTTATCCTTACGCCGACCGGAAGGCAATGGCAGAATGGATGAAGGTGCTCGATAAGGAATATCCTAACTTCAACACCGTTGGCGAAACATGGGTAACAGAACCAGCTTACACGGCAGCTTGGCAGAAAGACAGCAAACTCTCCGACATCAACAGCTATCTGAAAACCGTAATGGACTTTGCCTTCTTCGACCGTCTTTCGCAGGCAAAGAACGAGGAAACAGACGACTGGTGGAAGGGATGGAACCGCATTTACAATTCCCTTTGTTATGATTACCTCTACACAGACCCATCTTCTGTGATGGCATTCATCGAGAATCACGATACAGACCGCTTCCTTGGCAATAGCAAGGACTCAACAACTTTGAAGCAGGCATACGCCCTCTTGCTGACAATGAAACGTATTCCACAGCTCTACTATGGCACGGAGATTCTGATGAATGGCACAAAAGAGAAGACAGATGGCAATGTACGTCAGGACTTCCCGGGTGGTTTCCCAGGCGATAAAGTCAACAAGTTCACACGTGAAGGCCGTACCAAAGCAGAGAATACAATGTTTGACTGGACCAGCCGCCTGCTCCATTGGCGACAGAACAACGATGTAATCATCAACGGATCACAGACACAATTCATACCTCACCATGGTGTTTACGTCCTTGCCCGTCAACATAATGGCAAGACAGTTCTCACCATCCTCAATGGCAAGAAGGCTGACAACCAAGTCGACGTAGCCCGATATGCCGAAGTGATAGGCTCACACACCACCGCTACTGATGTCCTCACAGGTGCTACCATAGACCTGACAAAGAACATTCCATTGGGACAGCGACAGGCAATGGTACTCAGTTTTTAA
- a CDS encoding DUF6646 family protein, whose product MMKYVEKRCFCQWLLLLVCLLCVPRSAQAQAWDGEGDVKVYGGYANVGGKSGFELGTDYALSDFVSLGGQITYVSVKKHGDGDNSFLVGYDLSLMGNYHWSEVLKLPSVLDIYTGASVGLRTGGLQAGVRYNFSETFGLYGQVRQNLFKTFGDDEDYGPIYQGKTALSLGMTITF is encoded by the coding sequence ATGATGAAATACGTAGAGAAACGCTGTTTCTGCCAGTGGCTTCTGCTGCTTGTCTGCCTGCTTTGCGTTCCCCGCAGCGCACAGGCACAGGCGTGGGACGGAGAAGGTGATGTGAAAGTTTATGGCGGTTATGCCAATGTCGGGGGTAAGTCGGGCTTTGAGTTGGGAACTGATTATGCGCTCAGTGATTTTGTTTCTTTAGGCGGTCAGATAACTTATGTCTCCGTCAAAAAGCATGGTGATGGGGATAATAGTTTCCTGGTGGGCTATGACCTCAGCCTTATGGGTAATTATCATTGGTCGGAAGTGCTGAAGCTGCCATCTGTACTGGATATCTATACTGGTGCTTCTGTCGGCTTGCGGACGGGTGGTTTGCAGGCAGGTGTGCGCTATAACTTCAGTGAGACGTTCGGACTCTATGGGCAGGTGCGGCAAAACCTCTTCAAAACCTTCGGTGATGACGAGGATTATGGACCTATCTATCAAGGGAAGACAGCCCTCTCGCTGGGTATGACCATCACGTTCTGA